A region of the Aureibacillus halotolerans genome:
AGCTTACAGCCACGGTTTCAGCCCTTCCGACTCTACGTTCCACTGTTCACTTGGAAACCCTGGGCAATTCCCCGGTCCATGCTCCCAACCGACTGACATCATCGCAACAGCCGTCAGAAGGCCGCCATTGCCTGGTAAATACGCATAAAGACCAGGGCGTTGGTAATTGTGACCGTTAGGCAGGTACGTGTTTTTCGTCGCTTCCATCAGGAGAAAATCAACAGCAAGCTGTTTTTCGCCAAGGCGCGCTGCTGTCATCGCACACATCGGGAAATCCCAGCCCCATGCCGTCTCCCATTGCCATTCGTCTCGAACCTTAATGAGCGTTCGTCGCATCGTTTCCGCATCCACCATCGTGCCTGGCAAGAGACCAAGGGCCCCAACCATGGACGGATGGTCATGGTTTTTTTCAGTGAAAGATGTGGGGCATTGCTCATGAGCAAGATAAACCCCGTCTTGATGCGGCAAAGGAGCAAGCTTCGACGCGACTTCTTCCCACAAAGGGTTTGGTTCTTCTCCTAACCGCTCCGCCCATTGAACCGCGATTCGCAGCCCATACGCCCAGTACTCCAGCTCATAAGGCGGGTTAATGCTGTCCTCCATGCGATGGCATTCTTGGGCAGGAATTAACGGCGGACCCAACACATAGGCGCCTCGTTCCTTTTTCCATTCCGCAAAATCAGCCATAAAATTAGCAGATTCAAACACTAGCTCTTTGTATTCATGCAAGGTGGCTTCAGTCGAGTCCTGCTTGTAGAGGAGCTCCACCATCGCGAGTGGATGCGGCTGTTGCCAAATCAATCCTGGCGCGACTTGAGACGGCGTTTGTTTTCCATCTGGACCGACCATTTTAGGCCAGCGCACGCCTAAATACCCCTGTGATCCTGCCAGCTTTCGTGCCTCGGGTAAAATTTTGTTGTACCAATCCATGCTGTTACGTAGCTTCTCTGCTCGTCCCCAGAGTGGGAAATGAATGGCATGCCACCAATGCATTTCGAGATGGCTTTTGCCGAACCAGCTGTTGTACATATAACCCGTTTCCTGCGGAGGCACGGAACCACTGCTATGAATCGCCGTTAAATATTGCGAAAGGACAACGCGACGCTCTAGCTCATGTGCGCGTGGGTCTGCGCTTCCTTCAAAGCTGACAAACGCGCCGTCTTTCCAAAAGGTGTTCCAATAGGTTTCACTGTCTGCAAATACGTCTTCTGCGTGACATGGCTCAGGAGGTTTTTCAGCAAATGTGGCCGTCAACGTGAGCTCCTTTTCGTTAGAAACGAGCGTCCATTCATGCGTTTTTGTTTGCTGAAGCTCTCCCGTCGACCAATCCAAACGAACCGTGTAATGATCGTCGTCCATGTGCCGCTCCAAGAGAGCAGATTGCGTAGAAAGGGTCTGACACGTGGTGCGATGTCTCTCATCGTTGTCCCAATCAAGCGCAACAGCTTTGTCCCAGCTCCTATGAGTCATATCAGGGGCAGGAAAACGCAGAAACACTTGGAGACGCCCTTGCTGCAAGAGAGATGAAGTGACGTGGACACCAATACGATCTTGCTCGGGATGAACAGCCGTCTTTACCTGCACACCAATGCCATCCACTTCAAAATAGCTCTCTATACTCCCATTCCATAGGTTTTGCTTTTGTGTAAACGACGAGATGTCTTCAAACGACGCCTCACTCCCGTCATCATTCAACAGGCGAAAGGCAAGTCTGCCCAACTGAAGACGATGTGGATTTTGTCGCAGCCAGTGGTAGGCCTCTTCTTTGTCCTCTGGTTTCATAGGGTATCCAACCGATCGCCCATGAGAGTCAAATGGCTGAAGAGGGGCTTCGTCTTCGGAAAATAGCTCCCGCCCATTGGTCCAATGCCAGCCCCAATTTGATTGTGTCCCAAGCGGGGTGTCGTACAAGTCAGGGAACGTTTGCAGCCCTGTAATATCTACACTAAATCCAAATTCGCCATTCCCTAGGCTTAGTGGTGAGAGTGGTTCCAAGGTTGTAATGACAGGGGAATGCTTCATGACGATGCGTTGTCTTTCCATTGTGCCGCCTCCTTTGAGATGCGTTCATTATGTGAATGCAGACGCTCATTGCGTCGTAGCATTTCTCTGTATTTTCCTGGCGTCATTTGCTTATACTTCCGGAATACTCGAATAAAGCTGTTTTCGTGCTGGTACCCTACACTGCTAGCAATTTCGGAAATCTTCGCTTCGGTTAACCGTAGCTGTTCCTCTGCCTGTTTCATTCGTAGCTGCGTTAAATGACCATAGATCGTGTCGCCCATTTCTTTTTTGAACAGCTGACTGCCAAGGCTGACACTAATGCCAACCGATTGAACAACCTCTGGAATGCCAATGGGGTCCCCAAGATGCGCCTCCATATAGTCGACCATCTGACAGCAAAGTGCATATTGTTTCGTTTGCGAGGCCTTTTCCTGCGCCTCCGCAATTTGGTGAATTATTTGTTTAAGTAATTGCTCAATATCCTCTAAAGACATCGTTTTTAACGATGGGCGTGCACCTTGCTCACTAAGGTTGTTTTGCAACTGAGAGAGCGCATCGACCAGTTGCTCTAAAAAAGGCAGCAGATGGACCGATGAAACGGGCAGCATTCGAAAGCTTTCAATCATCTGATGAAGACTTTCAAGGGCGCGTCCTTCCTCACCTGATTCCACCACATCCATAAACGACTCAATGTCTATATCCTCTGGAAGATCACCAGCGATGGCTTGTTTATCGTACAAATACAAACCTCCATAGCCATACAAAAGACGCTTGCCCAATGCCTCGTTCGCTTCAAGCCAGCCATCACGAAGAAGCTGAATCTGTTGTTTTTCAAGCCCTACCCCCGCAGACACACTATAACCGAGCAACTCCTGTATAGTCGTCAACGCAGGCAATAACAATTGCTGAACTGGCGTTGATGAATTGTTCTGAAACATCACCGCCATCTGATCGCGACCAAAATCAGCACATTCCACGCGTCCATTAGAGCTGAGAACTTCCTTCACAATGTTAGCGAGGGCAAATTTTAAAGACGAATGATACGTTTCTGGAAACCGCTCACACCATTCTGAGTAATTATCGATCGACAGCATCGCCAGCACAAAGGAGTCCTCGGTCCATTCCGGAAAATACGTCTCCCATTTTTGAAACAACTCATGCTCGCGAGCAATCGTCCCTTCATAAACGTCATGCAAAAACTTTACCGATGCCTCGCTCCTCACCTGTTGAATAACACGCGACAGCTGCGTATGATCACTCATGAGATCCATCGTCAAGGTTTCAAGATGCAACAGATCGCGGCGAAGAACTTCCTTGTTTTTCACGTGAAACATCTGCTTCATCCTCTTAATAGGACGTAGCTCCACGGAATGAATGTACACAATCGCTCCTCCACCAAGCAGTAGTGCAAGGACAGATACTGAAAAAACGACATTTCGAATACGCGTTGATTTAGCCAATATACTTTCTTGTGAAACGAGAGACACATAATGCCAGTCGGTGACGTCAGATGTCATCTGCTTTGCTAGAAAAACACTGTCCTGCGCTTGTACATCTTTAAATTCGCCTTGCTTTACTTGAGCTATAGCCTGGGTGAGCGTTTCGTCATTTAATGTTGGGTTCGGCGTAATATAAAGCATCGTTTGATTGCCATCCAGGATGAAACGAACGCTATTCGTTGATTCATTGTTTGCCAAAGTAAGCTTGCTAAACAATTCTTCTTGCTTGATGTTAATGGCGATGATCCCTCGAAGTTCACCTTGCAGCAAAACTTTGCGAAAAAGAGTCAACCTTGACGTCAATCCATTTTGCACTTGACGCTTTTTCACAAGCATCATTCGGTCCCCAAATTCATCTGCTACGCCCGTCCAATCGGCATCGGGAAATGTGATCGGATTGGAGCTATACCCTTGTGGCATCGAAACAAAGCTTTCTTTTTTTGTGTCATAAACATAGATACTCTCTATATAGGAGGTATTGCGAATTAACGTCGACAGCATTTCATATATTTCCCTAATATTGTCATAAGAGACTTGCTCGCGTTCCGATAAGAATTGATAAATGTAACTGTTTAAAGCAAGCTTCGTCGCCACTTGATCCGATTCTTCAATGTACTCATCAATGTAATCCA
Encoded here:
- a CDS encoding glycoside hydrolase family 65 translates to MERQRIVMKHSPVITTLEPLSPLSLGNGEFGFSVDITGLQTFPDLYDTPLGTQSNWGWHWTNGRELFSEDEAPLQPFDSHGRSVGYPMKPEDKEEAYHWLRQNPHRLQLGRLAFRLLNDDGSEASFEDISSFTQKQNLWNGSIESYFEVDGIGVQVKTAVHPEQDRIGVHVTSSLLQQGRLQVFLRFPAPDMTHRSWDKAVALDWDNDERHRTTCQTLSTQSALLERHMDDDHYTVRLDWSTGELQQTKTHEWTLVSNEKELTLTATFAEKPPEPCHAEDVFADSETYWNTFWKDGAFVSFEGSADPRAHELERRVVLSQYLTAIHSSGSVPPQETGYMYNSWFGKSHLEMHWWHAIHFPLWGRAEKLRNSMDWYNKILPEARKLAGSQGYLGVRWPKMVGPDGKQTPSQVAPGLIWQQPHPLAMVELLYKQDSTEATLHEYKELVFESANFMADFAEWKKERGAYVLGPPLIPAQECHRMEDSINPPYELEYWAYGLRIAVQWAERLGEEPNPLWEEVASKLAPLPHQDGVYLAHEQCPTSFTEKNHDHPSMVGALGLLPGTMVDAETMRRTLIKVRDEWQWETAWGWDFPMCAMTAARLGEKQLAVDFLLMEATKNTYLPNGHNYQRPGLYAYLPGNGGLLTAVAMMSVGWEHGPGNCPGFPSEQWNVESEGLKPWL
- a CDS encoding AraC family transcriptional regulator, whose protein sequence is MLRYGRRWIKDLLLNTQTRLVIFLSLSVFLLIIAVGFTSYSTSKDVLQDALNEPQQQMLKISMDYIDEYIEESDQVATKLALNSYIYQFLSEREQVSYDNIREIYEMLSTLIRNTSYIESIYVYDTKKESFVSMPQGYSSNPITFPDADWTGVADEFGDRMMLVKKRQVQNGLTSRLTLFRKVLLQGELRGIIAINIKQEELFSKLTLANNESTNSVRFILDGNQTMLYITPNPTLNDETLTQAIAQVKQGEFKDVQAQDSVFLAKQMTSDVTDWHYVSLVSQESILAKSTRIRNVVFSVSVLALLLGGGAIVYIHSVELRPIKRMKQMFHVKNKEVLRRDLLHLETLTMDLMSDHTQLSRVIQQVRSEASVKFLHDVYEGTIAREHELFQKWETYFPEWTEDSFVLAMLSIDNYSEWCERFPETYHSSLKFALANIVKEVLSSNGRVECADFGRDQMAVMFQNNSSTPVQQLLLPALTTIQELLGYSVSAGVGLEKQQIQLLRDGWLEANEALGKRLLYGYGGLYLYDKQAIAGDLPEDIDIESFMDVVESGEEGRALESLHQMIESFRMLPVSSVHLLPFLEQLVDALSQLQNNLSEQGARPSLKTMSLEDIEQLLKQIIHQIAEAQEKASQTKQYALCCQMVDYMEAHLGDPIGIPEVVQSVGISVSLGSQLFKKEMGDTIYGHLTQLRMKQAEEQLRLTEAKISEIASSVGYQHENSFIRVFRKYKQMTPGKYREMLRRNERLHSHNERISKEAAQWKDNASS